One segment of Cynocephalus volans isolate mCynVol1 chromosome 8, mCynVol1.pri, whole genome shotgun sequence DNA contains the following:
- the IFI44 gene encoding interferon-induced protein 44 has protein sequence MAVTTRLTWLQEKILQNYLGGKQFSLLYKASVHTFSGQNLLKKCCHQGPTIAVIYSEDNIIGAYVQESYQKGKNASIILFSLKETEISECKIGPYVLFSLFYDTNSELQCGYNGEIQIDLRRKEIYMHLDIVNNLALPQKTISFQECEVFRCEDLLDQRRIAEVTNLKMTLLSTIRTYKPYGDLVQQIRILFVGPTGAGKSSFFNSVKSIFRGHVTHQALVGSDTTGISKKYRTYSIKDGKDGSSLPFILCDCLGLSEEDEGLCMEDIFYIIKGHIPDRYQFNSMKPISSSHHNFINAPLLKDRIHCVAFVFDANSVEHLSDEMIAKIKSVRREVIKCGVVHVALLTHVDCMDLITKSDLIDIYRCVPVKSKLEAVQRELGFALSDVLVVSNYTSEWELDPVKDVLILSALNQMLRAADDFLEDLPPEETGRCGWYRSLNVSATWLLPAWTYWIPSSSLCPCGWLPSD, from the exons ATGGCAGTGACAACTCGTTTGACATGGTTGCAAGAAAAGATCCTGCAAAATTATCTTGGAGGAAAGCAGTTTAGCCTTCTCTATAAGGCTAGTGTCCATACATTCTCTGGTCAAAACTTGCTGAAGAAATGCTGTCATCAAGGACCTACTATAGCAGTGATTTATAGTGAAGATAATATTATTGGAGCATACGTGCAAGAGAGTtaccagaaaggaaaaaatgcttCCATCATCCTTTTCTCTCTTAAAGAAACCGAGATTTCAGAGTGTAAGATAGGACCATATgtactattttcattattttatgacACTAATTCAGAATTACAGTGTGGTTACAATGGTGAAATCCAGATAGATCTACGTAGAAAAGAGATTTATATGCACTTGGATATAGTGAATAACCTTGCGCTACCTCAAAAAACGATTTCCTTTCAGGAATGTGAAGTTTTCCGATGTGAAG ATTTATTGGACCAAAGAAGGATAGCAGAGGTCACTAA TCTCAAGATGACCTTATTATCTACCATAAGAACTTATAAACCATATGGAGACCTGGTTCAACAAATAAGAATTCTGTTTGTGGGTCCAACTGGAGCTGGGAAGTCTAGCTTTTTCAACTCAGTGAAGTCTATTTTCCGAGGCCATGTAACACATCAGGCTTTGGTGGGCTCTGATACAACTGGGATATCTAAGAAG TACAGGACATATTCCATTAAGGATGGGAAAGATGGCAGCTCCCTGCCATTTATTTTGTGTGACTGCCTGGGGCTGAGTGAGGAAGATGAAGGCCTGTGCATGGAAGACATATTCTACATCATAAAAGGCCACATTCCTGACAGATACCAG TTTAATTCCATGAAACCAATCTCATCAAGTCATCATAACTTTATCAATGCCCCACTGCTGAAGGATAGAATCCATTGTGTGGCATTTGTATTTGATGCCAACTCTGTTGAACACCTCTCTGATGAGATGATAGCAAAGATCAAAAGTGTTCGAAGGGAGGTGATAAAGTGTG GTGTGGTTCATGTGGCTTTGCTCACTCATGTGGATTGCATGGACCTGATTACGAAAAGTGACCTTATAGACATATACAGATGTGTGCCTGTGAAGTCCAAG CTAGAGGCAGTTCAAAGAGAACTTGGATTTGCTCTTTCTGACGTGTTGGTGGTCAGCAATTATACCTCAGAGTGGGAGCTGGACCCTGTAAAGGACGTTCTCATCCTCTCTGCACTGAATCAGATGCTGCGGGCTGCAGATGACTTCTTAGAGGATTTGCCTCCTGAGGAAACAGGTAGATGCGGTTGGTATAGAAGCTTGAATGTGTCAGCTACTTGGCTGCTTCCTGCCTGGACCTACTGGATACCTAGCAGTTCTCTGTGTCCTTGTGGATGGTTGCCCAGTGATTAG